A region of the Bacillus sp. NP247 genome:
AAGTACACGTTACGGTAATTTTGAAGAAATCGGGAAAGAAGTAGTAGAAGAAATTGTTGCTGCTTATTCAGAAGAACGTGTAAATGAAACGGTTAAAGAATTATTAGATCAGGCTGGGGCAGTTGAAGTAACGATTCAAAAGCGTGAGCCATATAAAGTAACAGAAGAGATGATGAAAGATTCTGACTGGAAAAACCGTTTTGCAGCTTTAGAGCAAATGGATCCTACTGAAGAGGATATTCTAGTGTTGAAAATGGCGTTAGACGATGAAAAAGTATCTATCCGCCGCATAGCAACAGCTTATTTAGGTATGGTAAAAAGTGAAGGCGTATTGCCGTTATTATATAAAGCGTTATTAGATCGTTCTGTAAGTGTTCGCCGTACAGCGGGAGATTGCTTATCGGATGTAGGTGACCCAGCAGCGATGTTCGTTATGATTAAATCTCTGAAAGATTCAAGTAAATTAGTACGTTGGCGTGCAGCAATGTTCTTATTTGAACTTGGTGATGAAAGTGCAATTCCGGCATTAAAAGTAGCAGAAGATGATCCAGAGTTTGAAGTAGCAATGCAAGCACGTTTAGCTTTAGAACGTATTGAAGGCGGCGAAGAAGCAAAAGGTTCTGTATGGAAGCAAATGACGGAGTCTCGTAAAGGGGAATAATATATGATTGTTTTCTATGATAGTTGGTGTCCGATGTGTACTGCAGTGGCAGAGCGTACGAAGAAATTAGATAAAAAGGGTAAAATGACATTTGTTTCATTTCGAGATGATGATGTAGTTAAGAAGTATGATCTTTCTCAAGAACTACAAAGTAAGATGGAACAAAGAATGTATATTTTAAAAAATAATAAATGGTATGACGGAATTCATAGCATAAACGTATTAGCGAAGGCCGTTCCATCTTATTGGTTTGTAGTGCCTTTTATAAAACTATCTATCGTACTTGGATTTGGAAGTAAAGTATACGATTATATCGCTAACAATAGAAAACTTGTCCCAGTCGGACATTGCCGCGAAGGGGTTTGTGAAATCCCTTCAAAAAAATGAAAACGTCACTATCTTTCTTTTGCACCTATTAATAGAGCGTGATATGATGAATTTGGAATGAAAGTTGAAGGAGAGATACAAGATGTCGAATGCTTATGAAGAATACATGCGCCAAATGGTAATTCCAATGCGCCAAGAGTTAGTGCGTTCTGGATTTGAAGAGTTAACTACAGAAGAAGCTGTAACAGAATTTATTGAGAATGCAACAGGTACAACATT
Encoded here:
- a CDS encoding conserved virulence factor C family protein — its product is MKIKAIEPTPSPNTMKVILNEVLPSGARNNYTNENAEQAPVQVQEILKIEGIKGVYHVADFLAVERNAKYDWKVLLQQVRAVFGEEIVEESEEQQISHFGEVKVFVQMFFTIPMQVKLTDGTTEERVGLPDRFKESIMKVQMSAPNVVKERKWVEQSTRYGNFEEIGKEVVEEIVAAYSEERVNETVKELLDQAGAVEVTIQKREPYKVTEEMMKDSDWKNRFAALEQMDPTEEDILVLKMALDDEKVSIRRIATAYLGMVKSEGVLPLLYKALLDRSVSVRRTAGDCLSDVGDPAAMFVMIKSLKDSSKLVRWRAAMFLFELGDESAIPALKVAEDDPEFEVAMQARLALERIEGGEEAKGSVWKQMTESRKGE
- a CDS encoding thiol-disulfide oxidoreductase DCC family protein; its protein translation is MIVFYDSWCPMCTAVAERTKKLDKKGKMTFVSFRDDDVVKKYDLSQELQSKMEQRMYILKNNKWYDGIHSINVLAKAVPSYWFVVPFIKLSIVLGFGSKVYDYIANNRKLVPVGHCREGVCEIPSKK